One segment of Nostoc flagelliforme CCNUN1 DNA contains the following:
- a CDS encoding Mo-dependent nitrogenase C-terminal domain-containing protein, whose amino-acid sequence METINHTHEHTHTHPHPNYHPPNQKKPGWFHNLLNPLRRVVDGIQVKNNRFAHLICQTIPCCCPFERQIKLFGKTIDIPPLCKLNPLYDEFVGLRFRALSYLADVCGEDVTRYIC is encoded by the coding sequence ATGGAAACCATCAATCACACTCACGAACACACTCACACTCATCCTCATCCTAATTACCATCCACCAAACCAGAAAAAACCAGGATGGTTCCACAATCTTCTTAATCCGTTGCGGCGTGTAGTGGATGGAATTCAGGTTAAAAATAATCGCTTCGCTCATCTAATTTGCCAAACAATTCCTTGTTGTTGTCCCTTTGAGCGACAAATTAAATTATTTGGGAAGACTATTGATATTCCACCACTATGTAAACTCAATCCTTTATATGACGAATTTGTAGGATTGCGTTTCCGCGCTCTATCCTACCTCGCTGATGTCTGTGGAGAGGATGTCACAAGATACATTTGTTAG
- a CDS encoding CCE_0567 family metalloprotein — MTIEELQGQIRRLNSKAGQMKMDLHDLAEGLPTDYNQLMDVAAATYEIYRQLDELKQHLKQLENAK, encoded by the coding sequence ATGACTATTGAGGAACTACAAGGACAAATCAGACGGCTTAACAGCAAAGCAGGTCAAATGAAAATGGATCTGCATGATTTAGCTGAAGGTCTGCCAACAGATTACAACCAACTTATGGATGTTGCAGCTGCAACTTATGAAATCTATCGCCAGTTAGATGAACTTAAGCAACATCTGAAACAATTGGAGAATGCTAAATGA
- the nifN gene encoding nitrogenase iron-molybdenum cofactor biosynthesis protein NifN: MAIVTASNKALTVNPLKQSQALGATLAFLGLKGTMPLFHGSQGCTAFAKVVLVRHFREAIPLATTAMTEVTTILGGEENVEQAILTLVEKANPEIIGLCSTGLTETRGDDIEGFLKEIRDRHPELNDLAIVFAPTPDFKGALQDGFAVAVESIVKEIPRAGGLRTEQVTVLAGSAFTPGDVQEIKEIITSFGLVPIFVPDLGASLDGHLEDSYSAVTVSGTTLKQLREVGSSAFTLALGESMRGAAKILEERFGTPYEVFGELTGLEPVDEFIQALAILSGNSVPEKYRRQRRQLQDAMLDTHFYFGAKRVSLALEPDLLWSTVHFLQSMGAQIHAVVTTTRSHLLEKLPVKSITIGDLEDFESLAGGSDLLIGNSNVGAIAKRLSIPLYRLGLPIYDRLGNGQFTKVGYRGTMELLFGIGNLFLEAEEARVKQFQEFGTVSAEF; encoded by the coding sequence ATGGCGATCGTTACCGCTTCTAACAAAGCACTGACAGTTAATCCCCTCAAGCAAAGTCAAGCTTTGGGCGCAACTTTAGCCTTTTTGGGATTGAAAGGGACAATGCCCTTATTCCACGGTTCTCAAGGTTGTACTGCTTTCGCCAAAGTTGTGCTGGTGCGGCATTTCCGGGAAGCGATTCCCCTAGCTACCACAGCGATGACGGAAGTCACTACTATTTTGGGTGGTGAAGAGAATGTGGAGCAAGCAATTCTCACTCTGGTAGAAAAGGCTAATCCAGAAATTATTGGTTTATGTAGTACTGGGTTAACGGAAACTAGAGGCGATGACATTGAAGGTTTTCTTAAAGAAATCCGCGATCGCCATCCTGAATTGAATGATTTAGCGATCGTTTTTGCACCTACCCCAGATTTTAAAGGTGCGTTGCAAGATGGCTTTGCTGTTGCTGTCGAAAGCATAGTTAAGGAAATTCCTCGCGCAGGTGGACTCAGAACTGAACAAGTCACAGTTTTGGCGGGTTCTGCTTTCACACCTGGGGATGTACAAGAGATCAAAGAGATAATCACGTCCTTTGGATTAGTGCCGATCTTTGTACCTGACCTTGGCGCTTCTCTAGATGGACATTTAGAGGATAGTTATAGTGCGGTTACTGTTAGTGGAACTACCTTAAAACAGTTACGAGAAGTTGGTAGTTCTGCTTTTACCCTAGCATTGGGTGAAAGTATGCGGGGGGCTGCTAAGATTCTGGAAGAACGCTTTGGTACACCTTATGAGGTGTTTGGCGAACTGACAGGATTAGAACCAGTAGATGAATTTATTCAAGCATTGGCGATTCTGAGCGGTAACAGCGTACCCGAAAAATACCGCCGCCAACGTCGTCAGTTGCAAGATGCGATGCTGGACACCCACTTTTACTTCGGTGCAAAACGAGTTTCCTTAGCGTTAGAACCAGACTTGTTGTGGTCAACCGTGCATTTCCTGCAATCGATGGGAGCGCAAATTCATGCTGTGGTGACAACCACGCGATCGCACCTCTTAGAAAAACTCCCAGTTAAAAGCATTACCATCGGCGATTTAGAAGACTTTGAGAGTCTAGCAGGCGGTTCTGATTTGCTGATTGGTAACTCGAATGTGGGTGCGATCGCTAAACGGCTTTCGATTCCTCTTTATCGTCTAGGATTGCCCATTTATGACCGCTTAGGTAATGGTCAGTTTACTAAAGTTGGCTATCGAGGCACGATGGAGCTTTTATTTGGCATCGGCAACCTATTTTTAGAGGCAGAAGAAGCGAGAGTTAAACAGTTCCAAGAGTTCGGAACTGTGAGCGCTGAGTTTTGA
- a CDS encoding TOBE domain-containing protein, translating to MEISARNSLTGTVKKVVPGTVNTEITLEVAPGVELVSIITKSSAEKLGLVEGKQAYAVIKSSDVIVAVD from the coding sequence ATGGAAATTAGCGCTCGTAATTCTCTCACAGGTACTGTAAAAAAAGTTGTCCCTGGAACAGTTAATACTGAGATAACTTTAGAAGTGGCACCAGGAGTAGAGTTAGTGTCAATAATTACAAAATCATCGGCGGAAAAGCTAGGACTTGTAGAAGGTAAACAGGCTTATGCCGTGATTAAATCATCAGATGTGATAGTTGCTGTTGATTAA
- a CDS encoding FeoA family protein codes for MFSPFSIAGCSLKLLRTGERGIVTFCKSQDKTIFKKLISKGVTPGSSITLEQKFP; via the coding sequence ATGTTTTCCCCTTTTAGTATTGCTGGCTGTTCATTAAAATTATTAAGAACGGGAGAGCGAGGAATCGTCACTTTCTGTAAAAGTCAAGATAAAACAATATTTAAAAAATTGATATCAAAGGGAGTAACACCAGGAAGCAGTATCACTTTAGAACAAAAGTTTCCCTAA
- a CDS encoding 2Fe-2S iron-sulfur cluster-binding protein has product MATYQVRLINKKEDLDTTIEVDEETTILDAAEESGIELPASCQAGSCSSCVGKVVEGEIDQEDQNFLDDEQISKGFALLCVTYPRSNCTIKTHQEPYLV; this is encoded by the coding sequence ATGGCTACCTACCAAGTTAGATTAATCAACAAAAAAGAAGACCTCGACACCACAATTGAAGTTGACGAAGAGACCACCATCTTAGACGCAGCAGAAGAAAGTGGTATTGAATTGCCAGCTTCTTGTCAAGCAGGTTCTTGCTCTAGTTGTGTTGGCAAGGTCGTTGAAGGTGAAATTGATCAAGAAGATCAAAACTTCCTAGATGACGAACAAATTTCTAAGGGATTCGCTCTACTTTGTGTTACTTATCCCCGTTCTAATTGCACAATTAAGACACATCAAGAACCCTATCTTGTCTAA
- a CDS encoding ankyrin repeat domain-containing protein, which produces MNQTNSQNMSEATIQWLIAKGYNPGNLNQTGENGDTALMKATREGIHPVVKELIDAGADINARNSDRNNALWFACFGNHYDLINLLLTSNINIDNQNDNGATVLMYAASAGKTEVVKLLLQYQPNLYLKNLDDYKAIDFASNVEVLRILKNATKPDIGQNLS; this is translated from the coding sequence ATGAATCAAACCAACAGTCAGAATATGAGTGAAGCTACAATCCAATGGCTAATAGCAAAAGGCTATAATCCTGGCAATTTAAATCAGACAGGTGAAAATGGTGATACAGCTTTGATGAAAGCTACAAGAGAGGGAATACATCCAGTTGTTAAAGAACTCATTGATGCAGGTGCGGATATCAATGCTCGAAATAGCGATCGCAACAATGCTTTGTGGTTTGCTTGTTTTGGTAATCACTACGATTTAATTAATTTACTACTTACTAGCAACATTAACATAGATAACCAAAATGATAATGGTGCAACTGTTTTAATGTATGCAGCATCAGCCGGAAAGACAGAAGTAGTCAAGTTACTTTTACAATATCAGCCTAATTTATATTTAAAAAACTTAGACGATTATAAAGCAATAGATTTTGCTAGCAACGTAGAAGTTTTAAGGATACTTAAAAATGCCACAAAGCCAGATATCGGGCAAAACTTATCATGA
- the nifK gene encoding nitrogenase molybdenum-iron protein subunit beta: MPQNPEKIQDHVELFHQPEYQQLFENKKQFENGHEPEEVQRVAEWTKGWDYREKNFAREALTVNPAKGCQPLGAIFAAVGFEGTLPFVQGSQGCVAYFRTHLTRHYKEPFSGVSSSMTEDAAVFGGLQNMIDGLANSYQLYKPKMIAVCTTCMAEVIGDDLQAFINNAKSAGSVPQDFPVPYAHTPSFVGSHITGYDNMMKGILSNLTAGHKKETSNGKINFIPGFDTYVGNNREIKRIASLFGFDYTILADNSDYLDSPNTGEFDMYPGGTKLEDAADSINAKATIALQAHSTPKTREYIEKEWKQPTSVSRPWGIKGTDEFLMKLSELSGIPIPQELEIERGRAVDAMTDSHSWIHGKRFAIYGEPDLVYSVVGFMLEMGAEPVHILVHNSNEVFEAEIKELLASSPFGQHATVWPGKDLWHMRSLLFTEPVDFLVGNTYGKYLWRDTKIPLVRIGYPIMDRHHLHRYATIGYQGIINLLNWTVNTLFEEIDRNTNIPSKTDISYDLIR; encoded by the coding sequence ATGCCTCAGAATCCAGAAAAAATTCAAGATCACGTCGAGTTATTCCACCAACCCGAGTACCAACAGCTATTTGAAAACAAAAAGCAGTTTGAAAACGGTCACGAACCCGAAGAAGTACAACGGGTTGCAGAGTGGACAAAGGGTTGGGATTATCGTGAAAAGAACTTCGCTCGTGAAGCTTTAACCGTTAACCCTGCTAAAGGCTGCCAACCACTAGGAGCAATCTTTGCTGCTGTTGGTTTTGAAGGTACTCTACCTTTCGTTCAAGGTTCTCAAGGTTGCGTTGCTTATTTCCGCACCCACTTAACCCGTCACTACAAAGAACCATTCTCTGGTGTATCTTCTTCAATGACTGAAGATGCAGCCGTGTTTGGTGGTCTGCAAAACATGATTGACGGTTTGGCGAACTCTTACCAACTCTACAAGCCTAAGATGATCGCTGTCTGCACCACCTGTATGGCAGAAGTAATTGGTGATGACTTACAAGCCTTCATCAACAACGCTAAGAGTGCAGGTTCAGTTCCTCAAGATTTCCCAGTACCTTACGCTCACACCCCTAGCTTTGTCGGTTCCCACATCACTGGTTACGACAACATGATGAAGGGAATTCTTTCTAACTTGACCGCAGGTCATAAGAAAGAAACCAGCAATGGTAAAATCAACTTCATCCCAGGTTTTGACACCTACGTAGGCAACAACCGCGAAATCAAGCGGATTGCTTCTTTGTTCGGCTTTGACTACACAATTCTAGCCGACAACAGCGACTACCTGGATTCACCTAACACAGGTGAGTTTGATATGTACCCAGGTGGAACAAAGCTAGAAGATGCAGCAGATTCAATCAATGCGAAAGCTACGATCGCTCTGCAAGCACACTCTACACCCAAAACCCGCGAGTACATCGAAAAAGAATGGAAGCAACCAACCTCAGTTTCCCGTCCTTGGGGCATTAAGGGTACTGATGAATTCTTGATGAAACTCAGCGAATTGAGTGGTATCCCCATTCCCCAAGAATTGGAAATCGAACGCGGTCGTGCAGTTGATGCCATGACTGACTCCCACTCATGGATTCACGGCAAGCGCTTCGCTATCTACGGCGAACCAGATTTAGTATACAGCGTAGTTGGCTTTATGCTAGAAATGGGTGCTGAACCTGTGCATATCTTGGTTCACAACAGCAACGAAGTATTTGAAGCAGAAATCAAAGAATTGCTTGCTTCTAGCCCCTTCGGTCAACATGCAACTGTTTGGCCTGGTAAGGACTTGTGGCACATGCGTTCATTGTTGTTCACCGAACCAGTAGACTTCCTGGTTGGTAACACCTACGGTAAGTACCTGTGGCGCGACACCAAGATTCCCCTCGTGAGAATCGGCTACCCCATCATGGATCGTCACCACTTACACCGCTACGCCACCATTGGTTATCAAGGTATAATCAACCTCCTCAACTGGACTGTAAACACCCTGTTTGAAGAAATCGATCGCAACACCAACATTCCTTCTAAGACAGATATTTCCTACGACTTGATTCGTTAG
- a CDS encoding NifX-associated nitrogen fixation protein, which produces MTANNSVNGTATTEVLNSPFLKVLIKQIRGQDSYGVYRTWSDELILKPFIVTKQKKREISVEGEVDAVTQARIMAFFRAVAAGIEQETGLISQVVVDLSHEGFGWALVFSGRLLLTVKTLRDAHRFGFDSLEKLAEEGENYVKKGLDLAKRFPEVGKI; this is translated from the coding sequence ATGACCGCAAATAATAGTGTTAACGGAACCGCTACAACTGAAGTCTTGAACTCACCTTTTCTTAAGGTATTAATCAAACAAATTCGTGGTCAAGACAGCTATGGAGTTTATCGTACTTGGTCGGATGAGTTGATTCTTAAACCCTTTATTGTCACCAAACAAAAGAAACGGGAAATCTCCGTTGAGGGCGAAGTTGATGCAGTGACTCAAGCCCGGATTATGGCATTTTTTAGAGCTGTAGCGGCTGGGATTGAACAAGAAACAGGTTTGATATCCCAGGTTGTAGTTGATTTAAGCCATGAAGGATTTGGCTGGGCGCTAGTTTTTTCTGGTCGTCTTTTGCTAACTGTGAAAACCCTGCGAGATGCTCATCGCTTTGGCTTTGACTCGCTAGAGAAATTAGCAGAAGAGGGAGAAAACTACGTCAAAAAAGGTCTTGATTTGGCGAAGCGCTTTCCGGAAGTTGGCAAAATTTAA
- the nifX gene encoding nitrogen fixation protein NifX — MKIAFTTSDRVHINAHFGWAKMIDVYEITDEGYHFVETLTFEGELKEDGNEDKITPKLESIGDCTIIYVTAIGGSAAARLIKKGVTPVKARSEEEEISEVLNKLVKTLKGNPPPWLRKALQPKTTNFADEIEDEATV, encoded by the coding sequence ATGAAAATAGCCTTCACGACGAGTGACCGAGTTCATATTAATGCTCACTTCGGATGGGCAAAAATGATTGATGTTTACGAAATTACCGATGAGGGATATCACTTCGTAGAAACCCTCACCTTTGAAGGCGAACTCAAAGAAGATGGGAATGAAGACAAAATCACCCCAAAACTTGAGTCAATAGGCGACTGTACGATTATTTACGTAACAGCAATTGGTGGTAGCGCCGCCGCTCGGTTAATCAAGAAAGGTGTCACCCCAGTGAAGGCGCGATCGGAAGAAGAAGAAATTAGTGAAGTGCTAAACAAGCTAGTTAAAACCCTCAAAGGTAATCCTCCACCTTGGTTGCGTAAAGCTTTACAGCCGAAAACCACAAACTTTGCTGATGAAATTGAAGACGAAGCAACAGTATGA
- a CDS encoding HesA/MoeB/ThiF family protein — MVNLTPTELERYRRQMMLPNFGETAQKRLKSATVLVTGVGGLGGTAALYLAVAGVGRLILVRGGDLRLDDMNRQVLMTDDWVGKPRVFKAKETLDAINPDVQVEAVHDYITPENVDSLVQSADMALDCAHNFTERNLLNEACVRSRKPMVEAAMNGMEAYLTTIIPGVTPCLSCLFPEKPEWDQRGFSVLGAVSGTLACLTALEAIKLITGFSQPLLSQLLTIDLNRMEFAKRRSHRDRSCPVCGNSAPWRHAQSNSMEPTATGIAQNS; from the coding sequence TTGGTTAACCTAACGCCTACCGAATTAGAACGCTATCGTCGCCAAATGATGCTTCCGAACTTTGGCGAAACAGCACAGAAACGCTTGAAGTCAGCGACAGTTCTGGTGACAGGTGTGGGGGGATTAGGCGGTACGGCGGCGCTTTACTTAGCAGTAGCGGGCGTTGGGCGGCTAATCCTAGTCCGGGGTGGTGACTTGCGGCTAGATGATATGAATCGTCAGGTTCTCATGACTGATGATTGGGTAGGTAAGCCAAGGGTATTCAAAGCTAAAGAAACTCTGGATGCGATTAATCCTGATGTCCAAGTGGAAGCTGTTCATGATTACATTACCCCGGAAAATGTAGACTCGTTAGTGCAGTCGGCTGATATGGCTCTTGATTGCGCCCACAACTTTACAGAGCGCAATTTGTTAAATGAAGCCTGTGTGCGATCGCGTAAGCCAATGGTGGAAGCTGCAATGAATGGGATGGAGGCTTACCTGACGACGATTATTCCTGGTGTGACTCCTTGTTTATCTTGTCTGTTTCCAGAAAAGCCTGAGTGGGATCAGCGCGGCTTTTCAGTTCTAGGTGCTGTTTCTGGAACCCTAGCTTGTTTAACAGCACTGGAAGCTATCAAGCTGATCACCGGGTTTAGTCAGCCTCTATTGTCGCAATTGCTGACAATCGACCTAAATCGGATGGAATTTGCTAAACGCCGTTCTCACCGCGATCGCTCTTGTCCAGTATGCGGTAATAGTGCGCCTTGGAGACACGCGCAATCCAATTCGATGGAACCCACCGCCACGGGTATTGCACAAAATAGTTAA
- a CDS encoding HesB/IscA family protein, translated as MAVILSEKAEFHLRAFLKGSAPDANGATKGVRISVKDGGCSGYEYAIDITSKPQPDDLVSQQGKVLVYVDAKSAPLLDGVIVDFVEGVMESGFKFINPNATDTCGCGKSFKTDDGTPTGVPCS; from the coding sequence ATGGCCGTTATTTTATCAGAAAAAGCAGAATTTCATCTGCGGGCATTCCTCAAAGGTTCCGCACCCGATGCTAATGGCGCAACTAAAGGTGTCCGCATCTCTGTAAAAGATGGTGGTTGCAGTGGCTATGAATATGCGATCGATATTACCAGCAAGCCCCAACCAGATGATTTGGTAAGTCAGCAAGGCAAAGTGCTGGTTTACGTTGATGCCAAAAGTGCGCCGTTATTAGACGGAGTTATCGTTGACTTCGTTGAGGGAGTGATGGAAAGCGGTTTTAAATTCATCAACCCCAATGCAACTGATACCTGCGGTTGTGGAAAGTCCTTCAAAACAGACGATGGTACGCCTACTGGTGTACCTTGCAGCTAA
- the nifW gene encoding nitrogenase-stabilizing/protective protein NifW: MTGTIDEFKKLVDAEEFFQFFNMSYDLEVVNVHRLHILKKFSQYMQEIDDNSPDLSQEEKLNQYSLALQKAYQLFIESTAYEQKLFKVFNDKPKNVVTLTEITSD; this comes from the coding sequence ATGACTGGAACTATTGATGAATTCAAGAAGCTCGTAGATGCGGAAGAATTTTTCCAATTCTTTAATATGTCCTACGACTTAGAAGTTGTAAATGTACATCGTCTACATATTCTGAAAAAGTTTTCTCAATATATGCAGGAAATTGATGATAATTCTCCTGACTTAAGCCAAGAAGAGAAATTAAATCAATATTCTTTGGCTTTGCAAAAAGCTTATCAGTTATTTATCGAATCGACAGCTTATGAACAAAAGCTGTTCAAAGTGTTTAACGACAAGCCGAAAAATGTAGTCACACTGACAGAAATCACTTCTGATTAG
- the nifE gene encoding nitrogenase iron-molybdenum cofactor biosynthesis protein NifE codes for MKSTQGKINELLTETGCEHNQHKQAEKKNKSCAQQAQPGAAQGGCAFDGAMIALVPIADAAHLVHGPIACAGNSWGSRGSLSSGPQLYKMGFTTDLGENDVIFGGEKKLYKAILELHERYQPAAVFVYATCVTALIGDDMDAVCKAAAEKIGIPVVPVIAPGFIGSKNLGNRFGGESLLEYVVGTAEPEHTTPYDINLIGEYNIAGEMWGVTPLLEKLGIRILSKITGDARYNEIRYAHRAKLNVMICSRALLNMARKMEERYNIPYIEESFYGIDDMNRCLRNIAAKLGDADLQERTEKLIAEETAALDLALAPYRARLKGKRVVLYTGGVKSWSIISAARDLGIEVVATSTRKSTEEDKAKIKKLIGNDGIMLEKGNAQELLQLVKDTRADMLIAGGRNQYTALKARIPFLDINQERHHPYAGYVGMIEMARELYEALYSPIWEQIRKPAPWEEEEEV; via the coding sequence ATGAAAAGCACCCAAGGCAAAATCAACGAGCTGCTGACTGAGACAGGATGCGAACATAATCAGCACAAACAAGCGGAAAAGAAAAACAAATCATGCGCTCAACAGGCACAACCTGGCGCGGCTCAAGGGGGCTGTGCCTTTGATGGTGCAATGATTGCTCTAGTGCCGATCGCAGATGCTGCTCATTTAGTCCACGGGCCGATCGCCTGTGCTGGTAATTCCTGGGGCAGTCGTGGTAGTCTGTCGTCTGGCCCTCAACTCTACAAAATGGGCTTTACCACTGACTTGGGTGAAAATGATGTCATCTTCGGTGGCGAAAAGAAACTCTACAAAGCGATTCTAGAACTTCACGAGCGCTACCAGCCAGCAGCAGTATTTGTCTATGCCACTTGCGTTACAGCCTTAATTGGCGATGATATGGATGCTGTCTGCAAAGCGGCGGCTGAAAAAATCGGTATTCCTGTTGTTCCCGTCATTGCCCCAGGATTCATTGGTAGTAAAAATCTGGGCAACCGTTTTGGTGGTGAATCTTTATTAGAATATGTTGTCGGAACAGCAGAACCGGAACATACAACGCCCTATGATATTAACTTAATCGGCGAATACAACATCGCCGGTGAAATGTGGGGAGTAACACCACTGCTAGAAAAATTAGGCATCCGTATTTTGTCTAAAATTACGGGCGATGCTCGCTACAATGAAATTCGCTACGCCCACCGTGCCAAGCTCAACGTCATGATCTGCTCGCGAGCGCTGCTCAATATGGCGAGAAAGATGGAGGAGCGTTACAACATCCCTTACATTGAAGAGTCTTTCTACGGCATCGATGATATGAATCGCTGTCTGCGAAACATCGCCGCTAAATTAGGCGACGCTGATTTACAGGAGCGGACAGAAAAGCTAATTGCAGAAGAAACGGCTGCTTTAGATTTGGCATTAGCTCCTTATCGCGCTCGACTCAAAGGTAAGCGAGTTGTGTTGTATACTGGTGGTGTCAAGAGTTGGTCGATTATTTCGGCTGCTAGAGACTTAGGCATTGAAGTTGTTGCTACCAGTACTCGCAAAAGTACTGAAGAAGATAAAGCCAAAATCAAGAAGTTGATTGGCAACGATGGCATCATGCTAGAGAAAGGCAACGCTCAAGAATTGCTACAACTGGTTAAAGACACTCGCGCAGATATGCTGATTGCTGGTGGACGTAACCAATACACAGCTTTGAAAGCTCGAATTCCTTTCCTTGATATCAACCAAGAACGCCACCATCCTTATGCAGGTTATGTGGGAATGATTGAGATGGCGCGGGAACTGTACGAAGCTCTGTATAGCCCGATTTGGGAACAAATACGCAAACCCGCTCCTTGGGAAGAAGAGGAGGAAGTTTAA
- a CDS encoding homocitrate synthase, which translates to MSLSEFAIVESTLREGEQFVKANFSSDDKVEIAEALAAFGVEYIELTSPIASPQSKRDCKRLARLGLPSKILTHIRCHLEDAKVALATGVAGINLTIGSSSLMRQFSHGKNINEIIDLASEVLTFIHQQAPDIELRFSAEDASRTPREDLITIYSAVEKLGFVKRIGIADPVGISTPMQVFELVKALRQFTNLDIEFHGHNDTECANANSYTALEAGATHINTCVLGIGERNGITSLAGFIARLYATNPEQIKSKYRLDKLGYLHELVARKVGIYIPFNHCIFGESAFSHKAGIHTKAMLNNSETYEAINPRSFGVTRSILINHKLAGKQAVSHRANELGLSFNLYQLKDITNRLKTLADKQNLTIEDVDNILYSYHCK; encoded by the coding sequence ATGTCACTATCTGAATTTGCAATTGTAGAAAGCACTCTCCGTGAAGGTGAACAATTCGTCAAAGCCAATTTTTCTTCAGATGATAAAGTCGAAATCGCTGAAGCGCTTGCTGCGTTTGGAGTGGAATATATAGAGTTAACTTCACCAATTGCTTCACCTCAATCAAAACGAGACTGTAAACGATTAGCTAGGTTAGGCTTGCCATCCAAAATATTAACTCACATTCGCTGTCACTTAGAAGATGCCAAAGTAGCTTTAGCTACAGGTGTAGCTGGGATTAATTTAACTATAGGCAGTTCTTCTTTGATGCGTCAGTTCAGTCATGGGAAAAATATTAATGAAATTATTGATTTAGCATCTGAGGTTTTAACTTTTATTCATCAGCAAGCTCCCGATATTGAACTACGGTTTTCTGCTGAGGATGCATCACGTACTCCTAGAGAAGATTTAATCACAATTTACTCGGCAGTTGAAAAATTAGGATTCGTCAAACGTATAGGAATTGCCGATCCGGTAGGAATTAGTACCCCAATGCAAGTATTTGAATTAGTGAAGGCTTTGCGTCAGTTCACCAATTTAGATATTGAATTTCACGGTCATAATGATACAGAATGTGCGAATGCTAACAGTTATACAGCACTAGAAGCGGGAGCAACTCATATCAACACTTGTGTGCTTGGTATCGGTGAACGCAATGGGATTACCTCATTGGCTGGATTTATCGCTAGGTTATATGCTACAAATCCAGAGCAGATTAAATCTAAATATCGCTTGGATAAACTTGGTTACTTGCATGAATTAGTTGCCAGAAAGGTTGGGATTTATATTCCTTTTAATCACTGCATTTTTGGTGAGAGCGCTTTTAGTCATAAAGCTGGCATTCATACTAAGGCTATGCTCAATAACTCTGAGACTTATGAAGCTATTAATCCCCGAAGTTTTGGTGTAACGCGCTCAATTTTAATCAATCATAAATTGGCTGGAAAACAGGCAGTTAGTCACCGAGCTAATGAATTAGGACTTTCCTTTAATTTATACCAGCTTAAAGATATTACCAATAGGTTAAAAACTTTAGCTGATAAACAAAATCTTACCATTGAAGATGTAGACAATATTTTATATTCTTATCATTGCAAGTAA